One part of the Aurantibacillus circumpalustris genome encodes these proteins:
- the gldD gene encoding gliding motility lipoprotein GldD: MKYKLLLIAVFFISIFFISCEEEDDQVYSPRPRGYCRIDFPEKNYRIYDSICPYEFEIPTYAHIEQDRHSGADPCWLNLEFPKFNATIHLSYKDVNNDLAQHLENSHYFANKHQVKATGLDEVVILKDSTKVYGLLFDIGGNTASTLQFYLTDSAKHFLRGALYFNSVPNIDSLKIVVDFIREDVLHMINTTHWKNN, encoded by the coding sequence ATGAAATACAAACTACTACTGATTGCTGTGTTCTTCATTTCAATTTTCTTTATTTCTTGTGAAGAAGAAGATGATCAAGTATATTCGCCAAGACCCCGTGGTTACTGCCGTATCGACTTTCCCGAAAAAAATTACAGAATTTATGATAGTATTTGCCCATATGAATTTGAAATACCCACGTACGCTCACATTGAACAAGATCGGCATAGTGGCGCCGATCCCTGCTGGCTCAACTTAGAATTTCCGAAATTCAATGCTACTATTCATTTAAGTTATAAAGACGTGAACAATGATTTAGCTCAGCACTTAGAAAATTCTCATTATTTTGCTAATAAGCATCAGGTAAAAGCTACAGGATTGGATGAAGTTGTTATTCTTAAAGATAGTACAAAAGTGTATGGCTTACTTTTTGACATTGGTGGCAATACCGCGTCAACCTTACAGTTTTATCTAACAGATAGCGCAAAACATTTTTTACGTGGTGCACTTTATTTTAATAGCGTTCCAAATATTGATTCACTTAAGATAGTAGTAGATTTTATTAGGGAAGATGTGCTACACATGATTAACACAACTCATTGGAAGAATAACTAA
- a CDS encoding S41 family peptidase: protein MEIVPEKSENPSESNRVKQSNSFMPLYFALVLAAGVAIGYYLTFHSGLSTSSSTFHTKSSGNKINNLLDYIEMQYVDTVNREQLENKTILSMLKSLDPHSDFIPASDFSAVNEPLEGNFDGIGVEFNIINDTIRVVNPIIGGPSEKLGIKAGDKIIKVNGKNIAGVKVTNKQVFEKLRGKNGSSVTVSILRGSLKNAIDFKIIRGKIPIYSIDVAYMLNSDIGFIKISRFAGTTYEEYLNAFNDLSKSGMKKLVLDLRGNGGGFLKTAVELADEFLMNGLQIVYTEGKAHPKKIYNSSTRGGFEKNDLVVLIDEGSASASEIVAGALQDNDRATIIGRRSFGKGLVQDQIDLPDGSAVRLTIARYYTPTGRCIQKPYDKSLDAYYNEEYERYEHGELYNADSIKIDKSQVYHTPAGKTVYGGGGIVPDIFVPLDTLKYSHSLNRLYNTGTLNTFAFEYTDHNRQQLLNSYKKASEFISKYNISDKEVSALKSYLILKKITSLNFTGKEVGFKQILKALIGRNLFDKDAYYPILYENDTAVLKAIEVLN, encoded by the coding sequence GTGGAAATTGTGCCAGAAAAATCAGAAAACCCGTCAGAATCAAATAGAGTAAAACAATCAAATTCATTTATGCCGCTATACTTCGCGCTTGTGCTAGCAGCGGGGGTTGCAATAGGGTATTACCTTACGTTTCATTCAGGCTTATCAACTAGTAGTTCTACTTTTCATACCAAATCAAGTGGCAATAAAATTAATAACCTACTTGATTACATTGAGATGCAATATGTAGATACAGTTAATAGGGAGCAACTCGAAAATAAGACCATTCTATCGATGCTAAAAAGCCTTGATCCGCATAGCGACTTTATACCTGCTTCAGACTTTAGTGCCGTAAATGAGCCATTAGAAGGTAATTTTGATGGCATTGGGGTTGAGTTTAATATCATTAATGATACCATACGTGTGGTAAATCCCATTATTGGCGGGCCATCTGAAAAATTAGGCATTAAAGCTGGCGATAAAATAATTAAAGTAAATGGTAAAAATATTGCTGGTGTTAAAGTAACAAACAAACAAGTTTTTGAAAAGTTGAGAGGTAAAAACGGTAGTTCAGTAACCGTTAGTATTTTGAGAGGAAGCCTTAAAAATGCTATTGATTTTAAAATTATACGTGGTAAGATTCCAATCTATAGTATTGATGTTGCCTATATGCTTAACTCTGACATTGGCTTCATAAAAATAAGTCGTTTTGCTGGAACAACATACGAGGAATACCTAAACGCATTTAACGATTTGTCAAAGTCTGGAATGAAAAAATTAGTGCTTGATTTGCGAGGAAATGGCGGGGGGTTTCTGAAGACAGCTGTTGAACTTGCAGATGAATTTTTAATGAACGGCTTACAAATTGTTTACACAGAAGGAAAAGCGCATCCTAAAAAAATATACAACTCTTCTACACGTGGCGGATTTGAGAAGAATGACTTAGTTGTATTAATTGATGAAGGTAGCGCAAGTGCCAGTGAAATTGTTGCGGGCGCATTGCAAGACAACGATCGAGCTACAATTATCGGACGTCGCAGTTTCGGTAAAGGTTTGGTGCAAGATCAAATAGATCTTCCAGATGGATCAGCTGTAAGACTTACAATTGCACGTTACTATACGCCTACTGGTCGTTGTATACAAAAACCGTATGATAAAAGTTTAGACGCCTATTATAATGAAGAGTACGAGCGATATGAACACGGAGAACTTTATAATGCTGATAGTATTAAAATAGATAAATCACAGGTTTATCATACCCCAGCTGGAAAAACGGTGTATGGTGGTGGTGGCATTGTTCCTGATATTTTTGTTCCTCTTGATACATTAAAATACAGTCATTCATTAAACCGGTTATATAACACCGGAACGCTAAATACCTTTGCTTTTGAGTACACCGATCATAACAGACAACAACTTTTAAACAGTTATAAAAAAGCTAGCGAGTTTATTTCGAAGTATAACATTAGTGATAAAGAAGTGTCAGCACTTAAAAGTTATCTAATTCTTAAAAAAATAACCTCACTCAATTTTACTGGCAAAGAAGTTGGTTTTAAACAAATACTAAAAGCCCTAATAGGTCGTAATCTATTCGATAAAGATGCTTATTACCCTATTCTTTACGAAAATGACACAGCAGTTTTAAAGGCCATAGAAGTACTAAATTGA
- a CDS encoding Wzz/FepE/Etk N-terminal domain-containing protein yields the protein MIENISAKDLILKVIKWRRTFMWITIISTLIAGVLVFLMPKQYKSTTILFPVRQFSVSKLVIEANAGNQEDYMNIGDADDCERLIQTLSSDGLKLKVADAFNLWKRWKITDTMYAYHYLKLKWEEMVTIKRTEYNSIRVEVYDYTANGAAELANAIADYSDTIRAEMNHRISSHILKIVKIELDSTLARMKVLEDSLHTLRQHGVLQFKEQVKAYSKSYARAIEKNDVGAMKRLESKLDTLKKYGSAYQNIHDNLDKYSSKYPDIKMKYDEAMVNNTSSIPNKFVIEKAMPNEYKAKPQRLTLLAITILTANLMGLFYLLFREKFSEPKG from the coding sequence ATGATAGAAAATATTTCAGCTAAAGATTTAATCCTGAAAGTTATTAAATGGAGAAGAACATTTATGTGGATTACCATTATTTCGACCCTTATCGCAGGTGTTTTGGTCTTTCTAATGCCAAAACAGTATAAGTCAACCACTATCTTATTTCCGGTTAGACAGTTTTCTGTTTCAAAATTGGTAATTGAGGCCAACGCTGGTAACCAAGAAGATTACATGAATATTGGGGATGCTGACGATTGTGAAAGACTTATACAAACACTCAGTTCTGATGGCTTAAAGCTTAAGGTTGCCGATGCTTTTAATTTATGGAAGCGTTGGAAAATAACAGACACCATGTATGCTTATCATTATTTAAAATTAAAATGGGAAGAAATGGTTACCATTAAGCGCACAGAGTATAATAGTATAAGGGTTGAAGTATATGATTATACTGCCAATGGTGCTGCCGAATTAGCGAATGCTATTGCCGATTATAGTGATACAATAAGAGCTGAGATGAACCATAGAATTTCATCGCATATACTTAAGATAGTTAAGATAGAATTAGACAGCACCCTTGCCCGAATGAAAGTATTGGAAGATAGCTTACATACATTAAGGCAGCATGGAGTATTGCAATTTAAGGAGCAAGTAAAAGCATATTCTAAAAGTTATGCCCGCGCTATAGAAAAAAATGATGTAGGCGCCATGAAACGCTTAGAAAGTAAATTAGATACTTTAAAAAAATACGGAAGCGCTTATCAAAACATACATGATAATTTGGATAAATACAGCTCTAAATATCCGGATATTAAAATGAAATATGACGAAGCTATGGTTAATAACACTTCGAGTATACCAAATAAATTTGTTATTGAGAAGGCTATGCCAAACGAGTATAAAGCAAAGCCCCAAAGACTTACACTTTTAGCAATTACAATTCTTACAGCGAATTTAATGGGACTTTTCTATCTTTTATTTAGGGAGAAGTTTAGCGAGCCAAAGGGCTAA
- a CDS encoding single-stranded DNA-binding protein, protein MPGVNKVILIGNLGKDPELKYLDGNIAKLSFSLATSEFYKDNAGNQVEHTEWHNVVLWRFQAENAAKLLKKGTQIYVEGKLQTRHWIDKQGLKKNITEIIGESFLVLQRKENSSADTKTSFESKLDINSDNKGLPY, encoded by the coding sequence ATGCCAGGCGTAAACAAAGTAATACTCATAGGAAATTTGGGGAAAGACCCCGAACTAAAATACCTTGATGGAAACATAGCAAAACTAAGCTTCAGTCTTGCTACAAGCGAATTTTATAAAGATAACGCTGGAAATCAAGTTGAACACACGGAGTGGCACAACGTTGTACTTTGGAGGTTTCAAGCAGAAAATGCGGCAAAACTATTAAAAAAAGGTACACAAATTTATGTTGAGGGGAAACTTCAAACACGGCACTGGATCGACAAACAGGGACTCAAAAAGAACATTACCGAAATTATTGGGGAAAGTTTTTTAGTACTTCAAAGAAAAGAAAATTCAAGTGCCGATACAAAAACCAGTTTTGAGTCTAAACTTGATATAAACTCTGACAACAAAGGATTGCCTTATTAA
- a CDS encoding O-antigen ligase family protein → MVKYLKLYLFPAFMMAYMLGNAYIMSFDRGYFFPYNVLPLALFIIYTATFHLQYLVFFLAFCTPLAVTLKEMGLTEGPDLSLPTEPVMFGVMLVYILNYLQKDFSDKRFFNHPVTIIITIQLAWMFITTCTSVEFIISFKYLVSRLWFIFSCYLIIPHLFQNKKNILNFVFAYSIALTIVVIYATIIHAQFNFNDKAADWAASPFYNDHTAYAAALAMFVPVLFSFLFLKSVSKYLKIVCIILFFMFLGAIVLSFTRAAWLSLVVALFIFITLILKIKFKTLVATFLILGGLIFAFQTEILMALGRNNTDAKDGFENNIESVSNISTDASNLERLNRWSCAFRMWRDKPVFGYGPGTYMFKYAPYQKSGDRTSISTNFGTNGNAHSEYFGPLAEQGTLGMLIMLALLLYSTSLGYRLVYSLSEREDRVLCIGLFLGLMTYFIHGFINNFLDTDKLSLPFWAFLAALVCFDIYYPTTDKKRIT, encoded by the coding sequence TTGGTCAAGTACCTTAAGTTATATTTATTTCCTGCTTTTATGATGGCTTACATGCTAGGCAATGCCTATATTATGTCATTTGATCGGGGATATTTTTTTCCTTATAATGTTTTGCCTCTTGCTCTTTTTATTATTTATACGGCCACCTTCCACCTTCAATATCTTGTTTTTTTTCTCGCTTTTTGTACCCCATTAGCGGTTACTCTCAAAGAAATGGGGCTCACCGAAGGCCCTGATTTGAGTTTGCCTACCGAACCAGTAATGTTTGGTGTTATGTTGGTTTACATCTTAAACTATTTACAAAAAGATTTTTCAGATAAAAGATTTTTTAATCATCCTGTTACTATTATTATTACTATTCAACTTGCCTGGATGTTTATTACAACCTGTACAAGCGTTGAGTTTATCATATCATTTAAATACTTGGTTTCTAGGCTGTGGTTCATTTTTAGTTGTTATCTTATTATACCGCATTTGTTTCAAAACAAAAAGAATATATTAAATTTTGTATTTGCTTATTCAATTGCCCTCACCATTGTGGTAATTTATGCAACCATTATCCATGCTCAGTTTAATTTTAATGACAAGGCGGCCGACTGGGCAGCTTCACCTTTCTACAACGATCATACAGCTTATGCGGCTGCATTGGCAATGTTTGTGCCTGTTTTGTTTTCTTTTTTATTTTTAAAATCAGTTTCAAAATATTTAAAAATAGTTTGCATTATTCTTTTTTTTATGTTTTTAGGGGCTATTGTTCTATCATTTACCCGTGCAGCCTGGTTAAGTCTTGTAGTTGCCCTATTTATTTTTATAACGTTAATACTCAAAATTAAATTTAAAACATTAGTGGCAACCTTTTTAATATTAGGAGGCCTCATATTCGCTTTTCAAACAGAAATTCTAATGGCGTTAGGTAGGAATAATACGGATGCTAAAGATGGTTTTGAAAATAATATTGAATCTGTTTCAAACATTTCTACCGACGCTTCAAATCTTGAGCGTTTAAATCGCTGGAGTTGTGCTTTTCGTATGTGGCGGGATAAACCTGTTTTTGGGTATGGCCCAGGAACCTATATGTTTAAATATGCGCCTTATCAAAAGAGTGGTGATCGTACGAGTATTAGTACAAATTTTGGAACCAATGGTAATGCGCATAGTGAATACTTTGGCCCCTTAGCTGAACAAGGAACCTTAGGTATGTTAATAATGCTCGCATTGCTACTTTATTCAACTTCTTTGGGTTACCGTTTGGTATATTCATTGAGTGAAAGAGAGGATAGAGTACTATGTATAGGTCTTTTTCTTGGACTAATGACTTATTTCATTCATGGATTTATAAATAATTTTCTTGATACAGATAAACTCTCTTTGCCTTTCTGGGCTTTCTTAGCAGCTCTGGTTTGTTTCGATATTTATTATCCTACAACAGATAAAAAAAGAATTACCTGA
- a CDS encoding glycosyltransferase family 4 protein — MLKDRLEGIGWFSYQTLKRITLNNPQIHFVFLFDRYFDEEFIFSDNITPVVLSPQARHPFLYYAWLQYSVKGLLNRMQPDLFLSPDGFLALGAKCKQLPVIHDINFVHYPKDNKWLTSKYYNYYFPKFTKEATRIATVSEFSKNELIEQYKINPTKIDVVYNGINSFFKPIDKATQQKTRERYTNGKNYFVNIGSLHPRKNIPTLINAFSAFKKESQSDFKLVLAGPSFWGLSDIHSAINESHCKEDIIFTGRLNDADLACVLGSAIALTFIPYYEGFGIPLVEAMEAEVPIITSNVTSLPEIAGDAALLVNPKETNNIKNAMLRIFSEENLRKALIEKGKIQKQKFSWDKSADLLWDSVQKTINSK, encoded by the coding sequence TTGTTAAAGGATAGACTAGAAGGTATTGGCTGGTTTAGCTACCAAACTCTTAAAAGAATTACTCTAAATAACCCCCAGATTCACTTTGTTTTTTTGTTCGATCGTTACTTTGATGAGGAATTCATTTTTTCAGATAATATTACTCCTGTAGTGCTATCTCCGCAGGCACGCCATCCTTTTTTGTACTATGCTTGGCTACAATATTCTGTTAAAGGTCTTCTAAATAGAATGCAGCCAGATCTCTTTCTTTCTCCTGATGGGTTTCTTGCTTTAGGAGCGAAGTGCAAACAATTACCTGTCATACACGATATCAACTTTGTTCATTATCCAAAAGATAACAAATGGTTAACATCAAAATACTACAATTACTACTTTCCTAAATTTACAAAGGAGGCAACCAGAATAGCCACTGTTTCTGAATTTAGTAAAAACGAACTTATTGAACAATACAAAATTAATCCAACCAAAATTGATGTTGTATACAATGGCATTAATTCTTTTTTTAAACCCATAGATAAAGCCACTCAACAAAAAACAAGAGAACGTTATACAAATGGTAAAAATTATTTTGTAAATATTGGATCATTGCATCCAAGAAAAAATATCCCCACACTTATTAATGCGTTTTCGGCTTTTAAAAAAGAAAGCCAATCTGATTTTAAACTCGTGCTTGCTGGACCTTCTTTTTGGGGTTTATCAGACATACATTCTGCAATTAATGAGAGTCACTGCAAAGAAGATATTATTTTTACTGGAAGGCTGAATGATGCTGATCTTGCTTGTGTATTGGGTAGTGCAATCGCTTTAACTTTTATTCCTTACTATGAAGGGTTTGGAATTCCTTTGGTTGAAGCCATGGAAGCTGAAGTGCCTATTATTACTAGCAATGTTACCAGTTTGCCGGAAATTGCAGGAGATGCAGCTTTGTTGGTTAATCCGAAAGAAACAAACAATATTAAAAATGCCATGCTGCGCATTTTCAGTGAAGAGAATTTGCGTAAAGCTTTAATTGAAAAAGGAAAAATTCAAAAACAAAAATTTTCTTGGGATAAAAGTGCTGATCTATTGTGGGACAGTGTCCAAAAAACAATTAACAGTAAGTAA
- a CDS encoding oligosaccharide flippase family protein: MQKKKFIFDLAILLVLNLLIKPFWTVIIEPKVQGQIGNISFGEYSVIFYYSMLLNIFLDFGLTNFNNRNIAQNSHLLSKHFSKMLSFKFALGFFYMAVSFIIGFFLLGYDIKLLLILCFNTFVLSFIAFLRSNLQALHLFRLDSVLSVLDRIIMIAIVVAMLFNLFGMEVTAVNFVYAQTFGYISTAIICFIVVLNKTHTFKLNWDSAFNKMILKKSLPYAVLVLLMTIYNRLDMVMIEQILGGDYGKRESGIYVKSFRLLDAANQIATLFAIQLIPLFSRMLKHKENIENIVKLSFTLLLTPALIVSVSTIFYAQHFFEKIYTGDTEGWLILSVIMSCFTGVCLTCIFGTLLTASGNLKKQNYVALGAIAINVILNFILIPSYQAMGSAISSLVTQMVAGTLQVYLCYKIFNFHVNKRLLRSVFLFIAGLFFINYFTWDLLGKNGDAWMFNFVIMLIFSGLLAFATGMVNPKSVLRFIKYK; encoded by the coding sequence ATGCAAAAGAAGAAATTTATATTTGATCTCGCTATTTTACTGGTTCTAAATCTTTTAATTAAGCCCTTTTGGACAGTAATTATTGAGCCCAAAGTACAAGGACAAATTGGTAACATTAGTTTTGGAGAGTATTCGGTAATTTTTTATTATTCGATGCTTTTGAATATTTTTTTAGACTTTGGTCTTACCAATTTTAATAACCGAAACATTGCTCAAAATAGTCATTTATTGAGTAAGCATTTTAGTAAAATGCTCAGCTTTAAATTTGCCTTGGGTTTTTTCTATATGGCTGTTTCGTTTATTATTGGTTTCTTTTTACTGGGTTATGACATCAAATTATTACTCATACTTTGTTTTAACACCTTTGTTCTAAGCTTTATTGCATTTCTGCGATCAAATTTGCAAGCCTTGCATTTATTCCGTCTTGACAGCGTTCTGTCGGTTCTTGATAGAATAATTATGATTGCTATAGTTGTAGCAATGCTATTTAACTTATTTGGCATGGAAGTTACCGCAGTTAATTTTGTTTATGCTCAAACATTCGGATACATCTCTACAGCTATCATTTGTTTCATAGTTGTGCTCAATAAAACGCACACCTTTAAATTAAATTGGGACTCAGCTTTTAATAAGATGATTCTTAAGAAGAGCCTTCCTTATGCTGTATTGGTTTTGTTAATGACAATTTACAATCGTCTCGATATGGTTATGATCGAGCAAATTTTAGGAGGCGATTACGGTAAAAGAGAAAGTGGAATTTATGTAAAATCGTTTCGTCTGTTAGATGCGGCAAATCAGATAGCTACTTTATTTGCTATTCAACTTATACCACTTTTTAGTCGCATGCTAAAGCATAAAGAAAATATAGAGAACATTGTAAAGCTTTCGTTTACTTTGTTGCTAACACCAGCATTAATAGTTTCGGTAAGCACAATTTTTTATGCCCAACATTTTTTTGAGAAAATTTATACAGGAGATACGGAAGGTTGGTTGATTCTTTCGGTAATTATGAGTTGTTTCACGGGAGTATGTTTAACCTGCATTTTTGGAACTCTGCTTACCGCTAGTGGTAATCTGAAAAAGCAGAATTACGTTGCTCTAGGTGCAATAGCGATTAACGTTATATTAAATTTTATACTTATTCCTTCTTATCAAGCTATGGGCAGTGCTATATCTAGTCTGGTTACACAAATGGTGGCTGGAACTTTACAAGTTTATCTTTGTTACAAAATCTTCAATTTTCATGTTAACAAACGCCTATTGAGATCGGTTTTTTTATTTATTGCAGGTTTGTTTTTTATTAATTACTTCACTTGGGATCTTCTTGGAAAAAATGGTGATGCCTGGATGTTTAATTTTGTAATTATGCTTATATTTAGCGGCTTATTAGCGTTTGCTACAGGAATGGTAAATCCTAAATCTGTTCTCCGCTTTATAAAATATAAATAG
- a CDS encoding T9SS type A sorting domain-containing protein → MTALYKSLKIKTTVLFLFISSVIVAQNFSPFNANVTKRFYNSATATDNSYFFYADSSHHPAPGKTIFYQYFTSKQPASAVSATNCGFWGGGAMLIADTTWLGAQIIYDSLSQHLLLKNYVGDTLDFDFSIQLGDSAKFYENNTDKYFIKATQTQNETIYSVNDTVKTFTILHFNSLNQVVNSALQGKQIKLSKETGLISFIDTYHFPGVEKHFVLQGQLNPLIGIYQMRFEDLYPFQPGDSLQYFGSNSMACYYVWSYRIVSRQETADSVTITFNKSIFNTGNAPLNACLVVDAYPNTLTFQKNSDIIGFPYNRLDHKSYPLAKLGSYGEGFETRTEGYSTTNCGNRLVYMGKALAARYCSSCACIGNSDAYNMTLPTKYYANGIGMYYMNVATFKNMGQSNSYLSLGYSSIGGNVCGTYYAVGLPKYELSDFSVYPNPAKDELTISAPIDEISIISADGTTVQSIFQPASTIAIGHLPPGLYILKLRKGDSIAYTKIIKL, encoded by the coding sequence ATGACTGCTTTATACAAATCACTCAAAATAAAGACTACAGTACTTTTTCTTTTTATTTCCAGCGTAATAGTTGCGCAGAATTTTTCGCCTTTTAACGCAAATGTTACGAAGCGTTTTTACAACTCGGCAACCGCCACTGATAACAGTTACTTTTTCTATGCGGATTCAAGCCATCATCCAGCACCAGGTAAAACTATCTTTTATCAGTATTTTACCTCGAAACAGCCAGCTTCAGCTGTAAGTGCGACAAATTGTGGTTTCTGGGGCGGAGGCGCTATGCTGATTGCCGATACCACTTGGCTTGGCGCGCAAATCATATATGACAGTCTCTCACAACACCTTCTTTTGAAAAACTATGTGGGTGATACCCTTGATTTCGATTTTTCAATCCAGCTGGGTGATTCTGCAAAATTCTATGAAAATAATACCGACAAGTATTTTATCAAGGCGACACAGACTCAAAATGAAACAATTTATTCTGTCAACGATACTGTAAAGACATTCACGATACTGCACTTTAACAGTTTGAATCAGGTAGTGAATTCAGCCTTGCAAGGTAAACAGATCAAGTTATCAAAGGAAACCGGACTAATCAGCTTTATTGATACGTATCACTTCCCTGGTGTAGAAAAACATTTTGTATTACAGGGACAATTAAATCCACTAATCGGCATCTACCAGATGCGTTTCGAAGACCTTTATCCTTTCCAGCCAGGAGACAGTTTACAATATTTTGGAAGCAATTCAATGGCATGTTATTATGTGTGGAGTTATCGCATTGTTTCAAGACAGGAAACGGCCGACTCGGTAACGATCACCTTTAATAAGTCTATATTTAATACTGGCAATGCACCACTTAATGCCTGTTTGGTTGTCGATGCTTACCCTAACACGCTGACGTTTCAAAAAAACTCCGACATTATTGGATTTCCATATAACAGGCTGGATCACAAATCTTACCCTTTAGCTAAATTGGGCTCGTACGGAGAGGGTTTTGAAACGCGGACTGAAGGTTATTCTACGACCAATTGCGGAAATCGCCTCGTATATATGGGTAAAGCTTTAGCAGCAAGATATTGCAGCAGCTGTGCCTGTATCGGAAATAGTGATGCATATAATATGACTCTTCCGACTAAATATTATGCCAATGGCATAGGAATGTACTACATGAATGTAGCAACTTTCAAGAACATGGGCCAGAGCAATAGCTATTTGAGCCTAGGGTACTCGAGCATTGGCGGTAATGTTTGCGGTACTTATTATGCTGTGGGATTACCAAAATATGAATTAAGCGATTTTTCCGTATATCCCAACCCGGCAAAAGACGAGCTGACTATAAGCGCTCCGATAGATGAGATAAGTATAATTTCGGCTGACGGAACCACTGTCCAAAGTATTTTTCAACCCGCCTCAACCATTGCTATCGGACATCTTCCGCCAGGCCTATATATTCTAAAACTCAGGAAAGGGGACAGTATTGCGTATACCAAGATTATAAAGCTATGA